CTTGATATTATGTTCCCACGATGACTCCCCACATTTACTTGTGTCTCTCGTGGTGATGGTCCTTCTACCTGCTAGCTAGGTAATGCTTTGtccttttttttgaaaaggaggatagacccccggcctctgcatctggacgatgcatgtgGCCATTTTATTAGTTATTCACAGAGACCATACAAAGTAATACATCAGTCAGCCTGAAGCCACCATCTAGGCAACACCTCTTGCTACTCCTATCCCATTGATGAAGGTGTGCCGAATATCCgtgcctaataccaaacagacatcacAGCAAaccctaacatctaaagccggatgCCCCAGCCCAGCCACATACCGGGACTGGGTCTCATACTGGACCAACACACTCCCAGAGGCTGCCGCCACCATCTTCCACCGGTCCATCTCTAGAGCAGTAACTGAGCTATCGACCTTGTCTGGCTTGCCGTCGATGCCATCACGACGCCAGACAACTCCACCATGCTGCACGTATCCATCCACACGCGGCTGTCGTTGAACCTACGTGGCGCCATGCGACCGTGATCCGCAGTTGGCCTTACGGTGGATGAGACACTGCTCTTCCGCTTGTCCCATCCAACCAAcacttgctccaaaacgatgcAGATCACTGCTCTGACGGTGGCATTGTTCAGGCTATGATCTGGATCTGGATCTACCGGATTAAGTGGAGCATTGTCCCTAGATCTGGATGAGACACTGCAGGCTATGTGGAGCATTGTTCAGGCTATGATCTGGATCTGGATCTACCGGAGGGGAACCCTAGATCTGGATCTACCGGATCGGACGATGATGATACCTTTGATGCCATTGTCCCTCTCAACAAGCGTTTTGGAGCTGGTAGCCGAGTACTGGTTCAGTGGAGCATTGTTCAGGCTACAGAGTACTGGTTCAGTGGTTCTGGTAGCCGAGTACACTAGGGGCGTGTTTGGATAACTGGCTCGCACCCCCCGTGCAAATTCCAGTGTGATTGGTTCCCTGCGCGGCCCTCTCAGCCTGGCCCAGTCGATGCAAAAGGGGCCCTCTCAGCCAGGCTGAGGGGAACGCGGGAATCGGCCGTATGCGGGAGCCAGGCCCGCGCCTGCATCCGCGCCTCGACAGCAACCTCCCATACTAGCCGGTCCCAACGTTTTGGTGAAGCAAGTAGTGCTAAGTTAGTAGAAATCTTGGTTTAGCGTATGAATTCAAACATGATAACAAAATAAAGTGAAGAAGAAACATTCGTTTGTGACAGAAGAAACACATAATTGAGTTCAATACCGTTATGAGATTATAAGGCAACATCGAGTTCAGCGTATTCATAAGACCACAAAAGATAACCACTTGTCATTAAGTTTgataaaagtaaataaaagtaGGAACATAATGGATTAGTAGGCGATATGAGCATGCTGCTGGAGAGTGCATTGGAATTTTACCTTTGCTTTCAATATAGTAGCTCAAATCTTGACGCATCAAGTTTGGCAAAATGCAATAGATCAAAAGCTATGCAATATGATAAATCGGAATTAGAGCGAGTTATTTATATAGAAAGCAACACACTCCACAGGTCTTTCATAATAATTAGACCAAGTCATTTGTGCAGAAAGAGAGAGACTGAAGTCTGAGAAATGCATTAGAGGGTAGCCGTACAGTACAGAATACATATCCCATTGCTCTGGACAGAAGTGTAGAAAAGCACAACCACACTGATTGTGTTCTGTGAGTACATCCTTAGACGATAAATTACTCTACAAATTCCAAGATGATCCAACATGATATAAAGAATGATCCTGGCCGAGATTCTCACAATAGTATGGTCAACCTGAGTCATCGAAAATGGTTTAGAGACAACTTAGATAAGTGGTTGAAATATATAAGCAATAAAGAAAGTACATGCACACGACAAGAGACCAATTCCAATTGGATTTCTTGCACAAACAAAGATACATGATACAAAGCCTTTTTACAAAGCAAGTTGATAACTTTCGGCAAACCTTGTGGATGAACCCAATAAGAAACTAAAACTTTGAAACCATATTCTGCTAGGTTTCTTTAATCCTTTTCAACATGAGAATGCAAGAAACTCATTTCCTTGTGAAACCTTAGACGTTAATGGATACCCCATCAAGCTAGCATACACAGTTCATCTATAAAATCTACTCCTATTAACTAAATCAAGCTAGCATAGACAATTTATACCCAAATAGGATTACATCTCTTGGGGTCTGGTTACCCAAATCCAACCAGATGTCCTCACATGAGTTGGGGGGTGTAGAAGAGCAAAATGAGCTTACTTGTAAGAAGAAGCCAGAGTCCAGGGTCAGGCAAGTGTTAGACATGTCGTCACGCGCACCATTGCGGCTTCTGATCCATATCCCCTGCTTCACCGTATGATGCCACCTGAAAATAGTGTAATTTACTGGGAGGGAAAAAACACTGCCTTTCATACCCGGGTGGGAGGGAAAAAAAGTCAATTAGTGTAGAAAAGAGAGACTCTTCTTGAAAGAACATCCAATTTTACGGGTCAGTGGCAAAGCAACAGTACAAACAAAACAAGGAATAAACAATTAGTGCAGAAAAGATAGACATTAATATCTTGAGAGTACTTAATTGCACTACCTATATATTCACACTCACATATGTAGTCCATTTTTTTTAAATTGAAACATTATTGGCATCACTACATAAAAGTGAAGAAGTGAAACTTTTTGATGCAATGAACTTATATCTGCAACTTCAGTAGACCACATATGCAATCTCGTTGGTGCGAACTTACTGACCAAGAGACAAATTGAAATAAACCGCCACTAAATTCAGATAGCATATATAGGTTCATATGGCTGTACACAGGTATGAATAGAAGTCAAATACACTATGGAAAGTATAGGTTCATTCTACGCCACCATATGTTATTTTGCATCTACTGAGACACGCCAGCGTCACCAACTTTCCTTGCAACAATGGCAGTAAAAATTGTTCAAAATTTACCTTTAGTAGTACAAAGAGCAAGCAGATCAGCGGCCAATTGCTTGCATGATGACAACCGCTGAACTGACAGTGTTCTTGACAGCAATTACATGAGTCTGCAGAAAGTGCAAATAAGAATTGTTTCACATTTTTTAGACAAAACATGAGTAATTCATTGTCATCGACAAATAAAACATTCAGTGTGTTGCAGGTTTCCATACGAGAGCAGAAGAAATTCCATTATAGTGTATAGCTTCCAATATCTATGTACGTTCCTTGACTGAATACAACAGGAAGAGCATAAATCTGCTGTTAATCAAGAGAATGAGGCTAAGACTGACCATGGACTTTCAAGTAGTAAACCACGATTCCAGATTTATGACCCTAATAGATCAAGAAAGAGGGGAGAATAGGGTTTTGCACGAGAATAATACCTTCCATAGGAGCCCAAAATAATAATTCTTGCATCGCATGGTTCAACATCTTCAGCTTGAAGTCGTTCATGATCCTGCGACAACAACcatgaaatgaaaaaaaatcaaaacccAAAGTAAAGGATTGCAAAAATGCCACCACAAGCAGAAATGTACACATACAAAAAATACGATGCCATCTCACCGAGGCTGGAAGGGGCAAGAAGTTACTGGAGTTTTCCGGGTGGCGGCGATGCTTGCTGCTCCTACACCCATCCAACCAAAGCAAGGGAACATTTCTGTAGGTCAAATAAAATAGTCTAAGAAAACATGCAACTATATACAACATCAGTGGGAAGTAAACTAACATAGTCCTCTCTGAAGCAAGCATGTAGCAACAATGAGCATAAAAGAGACACGGGAGATGCATAACTGAGATTAAAATCAACCTTTTCATCTTATTGGCTCTGCACTGGAAGAGGAAAACACAACATCCAATTTTGAAGCCTTAGCTAAATTACTTTTGTGGTACCAACTAATGCTAGACCAAAGTCAGTTAATAAGAATTGTTGTCTGATGAAACTACACCATATGGGGACAAGAGCCAACACCTCAGAACCAAAACATTAACATTTCACATTTGTGTTTCTACCTTTCTCTATTGGCTTTAGGAGTTTATGTACCTGAACTGTGGCCCTATAATTCCTATAATTAATGCAACTATTATTTTTTTGCCTCTGCTCTAGTGTGAGGATTCAGAATCTGTGCCGAATACATACTGTCGGATCTAGTGTGAGGATTCAAAATATGTCCCAAAAACATACTATAAGGTTGTGTTCTGTGAGAAAAGAGAAGTGCCTGACACACAAATAGATGCATTATAGACAAACATTTTCAGATTCTCAACTTCTCAATTAATCAATTTTCAACCACATGTTATATTCTTTAAAAGGTGTGAGTTGAAATGTGTAAACTGAACCAGGACATTCCTTTTTCTGTAGTACAAATAACTCCCTATGCACTCTTGGCCTTCTTCTGTCCATATAAATTATCAAGCACTTTCAGATTTCTCAAGCTCTGCTTCTCTCTGACAACATGGGCATTACCCTACTGATTCAATCGATTAACCCTGAACATGTTGCCAAAATCATCCAACGAATGGCAGCAAGTCGGGCAGAGAGGATGGCACTGGTCTCACCCATTTGTTTTCTTACCGAGGAAATCTTTGTCCTGTGAAGCAAAGAAAGGAAGATGCAAATAATCACTTGACGAAACGAATTAAACCAACAGATTTATTTTCTGGAACACTTGCCTTCCAGATTAAAGTCTAAAATTTCAGAATCTTAGGGCGAGTCTAAAACCACCCTCCCAGCTCTTGACAGATCATGTCCATTTGACAATGTGTCAAGGAAAACATGAGTACGTGCCTAATAGATCAGTGGCAAGCCGTCAGGTTAAGGGCCAAATATTATCTATACGTGAACAACTAATATTTGTAGCTTGATGGCTAAATATATATCCAGTCTGCTATTATCCATATCAAAAAAATCGTTACCTGATTCAACTATAAATTGCATGATCACAACCAAAAAAGGAATAGAAAATATTAAACTCACCTTATTTGTATCTGCTTCCAAGCTGCCTGGCCAAATTTAACAACACGTATGCCACCTAGTCAAATAAGGCAAGCACCAATTAGTTGAGCCGCAAACATGATAATAATTCGGTGTGACAGAATTCATCCTACTTTCCCAAATATAGTGAATATAAATCATACATTCAGTTAATGTTTATCATACTGCAATAAATCATACACCCACATATGACTCATGAAAAACTATATATAGGAAGCAACAATGCTAGAGACAAAATCAAATCGAGAGAGACAGGTAGAGAGATGTGGAAGAAGGGTGGACTGTTGAGATCTAACCGGTATTCCAGGTGAAAATTTCAACTGATGAGAGATGGAAATCGTACAACCCACAGCAACGTGTCACCTAACAATGCATCCACGGACATTTTCTGCAGGAAAAATCAAAGAACGCCCACCCACTTGCAGCTGTCTCTCTTCGCTCAATCTTCTAAGTAGGTTAAAAAGCTCTGTTTCCATAAAATATTTGAATCACAACCACCATGGCCCAGATATAAAGATGACCCATATAAACTATGAACACAGAGCCTCCAATCATCCACAAATTGAATATGTACAAATAAGAATTGACTTGTTCTTGTTTTGGTCGCTGACAAGCAAACCAGTCCACTGGCTGTATTCCCATTGTTGGCAACCTGAAGAAAAATATAAGATTAGCTCCAAAAAAGAAACTCAACAGATACTCCATTATCAACAAAATAGGTGAATGACTTGTACACAGCAGCACAAGATTTTGACAGCAAACATCCTGCCACAAACGATGAAAACCGAACATAAGCAAACCCCACACAAAAAAGAAAGCCTGACAATAATAGTAGATAGATCTATTAAGGCACAATCCTTGCTTAAAATACAGCCGCTCAACTAAAACACGAACAGAGAAAGATGGGAGAAGATGAGCACCTGCAACGGGATGGCCGAGCATGACATATTACCAGCTCACAGCAATCACCAATCCAATAGAAAATCCTAACCCTAGAACATCAACGGGGCAACAGAAGACCTAGATGAGCACCTAGAGATAACAAATCGAccagagagagagggggggttaGAACCTGGAGAACAACTGCGGCCAAGTGCAACGCAGGATCTCAGGCTCGATGTGCGCTATCTCGACGTCAGCGCCGTCCTCCTCGCGCTCCGGGGGCGGGCAGTGGTTCTCCTTCTCGTCCCTACGCACGGGCGTGCGGTGCAGCGGCGGCCGGCCGGGCGAAGGAGATGACGGCGGCGTGGGGCTGGACGACGGCGACAACGCCGGCCGGATCGGAGGAATCCACCCCCCAAGGGGCTCCCCACTGGCCACGGGAGAGAAGGTGAGGGCCGGGGATGGGGAGAGGGTGGGGGCGCGGTGACGGTGGTGCTGGATGACGGCGAAGACTCCGGGGAAGTGGGCGGCGGGGGTgtgagcggggcggcggcgatgtggGCGGGGCGACGAGGTctgagggagggagagggaggggagaGGGCGAGGCGAGCGGGGGCTGGGACGCGGGAGGACGAGGGAGGGGGGTTAGAACCTGGAGAAGAACTGCGGCCAAGTGCAGCGCAGGATCTCGGGCTCGATGTGCGCTATCTCGACGTCAGCGCCGTCCTCCTCGCGCTCCGGGGGCGGGCAGTGGTTCTCCTTCTCGTCCCTACGCACGGGCGTGCGGTGCAGCGGCGGCCGGCCGGGCGAAGGAGATGACGGCGGCGTGGGGCTGGACctggtggtggacgacggcgacaACGCCGGCCGGATCGGAGGAATCGACCCCCCAAGGGGCTCCCCACTGGCCACGGGAGAGAAGGTGAGGGCCGGGGATGGGGAGAGGGTGGGGGCGCGGTGGCGGCGGTAGTGGATGACGGCGAAGACGCCGGGGAAGTGGGCGGCGGGGGTgtgagcggggcggcggcgatgtgggcggggcggcgaggtctgagggagggagagggaggggagaGGGCGAGGCGAGCGGGGGCTGGGACGCGGGAGGACGAGGGAGGGGGCGCGAGTGCGGGGTGGGGAGCGGCTAGGTTATCTCCACGCGAGCCGTCGCATTTTATACACCTGCAGGTGAAATGACGAAAATGCCCTTGTAGGGGCGCTGGAATTACGCGCGGTGGCACGAAACGGGAGTAACTGATCATTGTAGCAGTAGATCCGGGTCGATCCGACGGCGCACGTGATCTGGGAGCTCGATCTGACGGTTCAAAACGCATCAAGTAAACGATCCGACGGCCGAGAGTCGCTCAGCTCTGAGAGAGCCCATGTTCTCCCAAGTAACATATATCTGGATTtccctttcccctctctctcAGCGCGCATCAGATCGAGAACAccaaccccgccgccgccgccgtctccggcCCCGTGTGCGCAGCTGGTCTGATCTCCGTCGCCCACGCTCCTCCATGCGCCCACGCCGGCTACTGGTCTGAACTCCGTCGCCCACGCTCCTCCACGCCCACGCCGGCGGCTCGCCTCCCCGCCTAGACTCATCGGGTTCCACCACCGCCCCAACGCCGTCGAACTCCGCCATAGCCGAGTGCACCTGGCCCTGCGGACAAGCTCGCTGTAGCTCGCCACTCCATCCGCCGTAGCAGTCGTAGTCTGTGAGTAGATCGAGTTGTAGGCTCTTTTGCGGTGATGCATGTGGATTTCGTCCGTAGTTTGAAGAATTTTCTAGTAGATCTGGCCGCATATTCATCTATGCGCGGATGCATTCATGCATGTACTCGTCCATCTTTAATTTTGCGGTAAGCTCATCCCGTAGCCTTGATTTGTAGGTTTCTGCTGTTCTTTTTTAAACAAATTTCTACTGTTTTCTGTTTCTGATTTGTTGTCTCGAGATGTTCCCGAATCATCTCGTCCTTTGTTGGATGTTTCGTTAGATGGATTAGCATACTACTTTGGATTCTGTAGGATCTGTGAGTTCCCTAGGAGAGTTGACAGCACGAACTTCATCATGTAAATCAAGAGCACTATGAAATGTTTTGATTATTACCGCAGTGATTCGTAGATCTAATTAGTGCGTGCAGTCTGATTGCTTCAAGTGTAATTCCATCTCATTAAACGCATCTTTTATTGGAAAAGAAGTTTCACACAATTAAGCTCAAATGCAGCATACCAAACAACATCTCTTATATATTGCATCTCTCGTGCACCCATATCATACAGCCCACCAAACACACATCTGAACTCATCTTTGCACCAGCTCAAGCAGGCCAGGCTCACCCAGGATTCCCCATGCAATGCAGGCTAGAGCCGCCACCCAGACAACCAAACACCCCCAGATCTTTTTTCCTGCAGCATCCGGCAAATGTGTACCGGTTTGATATATAACACTGTGACTACAGTAATCACAGGGCATCTTGAACAGTGACCGCAATAGTTGTCCTGATGGTTCGTTCAGTACTGACCTCTATGTTTTTGTTGTTCTTTTGCGTTGTGCTGTCGATCGCTGGGTGGAAGACATTGTGTAGAGAGGCAACTTCTCTCCTTTGCCGTCGCAAGTAGACACATCAAGTGCACTACTCTCTCTTTCTTACATAATATAGAAGCTGCGTCAATTAATTTACAAGCTTTTGGTATTCCAAGCAAAATGGTACTCCATCTGTAAAAAATATATGAGTGTTTAGAtaactactttagtgatctaaatgcttttatatttctttacgaaGGGTGTAGGATTTAGAGAAACTTGTGACATTTGATTTGTCTTTCATGAGTACACTGGATTTTTGCTGCTATGATGTTACCAGGGCGAGCATGCACCTTGGTCAGCCCGTTCCATCTCGCAAAAAAAAGGTCAGCTCGTTCCACCCATGACAGTTATCAGCTTACCATAAATATGGTCAAATATCAAAGTCTCGTTTTTCTCCGATAGTAAATGGATTATGTGTGTGGTCTATCTATTTTACTCTTCTTTCACCTTCATGCATGAATACGACATCGCAAATTTGAcaactactcccttcgttcctaaatacttgtctttctaggcatttcaacaagtgactacatacggagtaaaatgagtgaatctacactctaatatgtctacatacatccgtatgtgatattcatttgaaatgcctaaaaagacaagtatttaggaacggagggagtagcaaacGTCACATTATTGGAGGTGCGATCCGTGACGCTATCGCTAGCGATAATTGCTCGACGAATCCATTCATTAGTGGGCAATGTATAAGTGTGTGGTGGTACATGTATGCGTGTCTGTGTTTTATTTTGAAAATAAACAGGTAATAATTGCTTTATCAACAATCATAAAAAAAAAGATGCAAAGTTTCTAGCTTTGCATCAATCAGCAAACCAGCAAACGTTTGCTGACTCATAGTGATCTTTTGACATGGCACGACGAACATCTCGAGCATCTTCGGA
The Aegilops tauschii subsp. strangulata cultivar AL8/78 chromosome 3, Aet v6.0, whole genome shotgun sequence genome window above contains:
- the LOC120970901 gene encoding uncharacterized protein isoform X1, whose translation is MFPCFGWMGVGAASIAATRKTPVTSCPFQPRIMNDFKLKMLNHAMQELLFWAPMEDSCNCCQEHCQFSGCHHASNWPLICLLFVLLKGIWIRSRNGARDDMSNTCLTLDSGFFLQVDHTIVRISARIILYIMLDHLGICRVIYRLRMYSQNTISVVVLFYTSVQSNGICILYCTATL
- the LOC120970901 gene encoding uncharacterized protein isoform X2; protein product: MFPCFGWMGVGAASIAATRKTPVTSCPFQPRIMNDFKLKMLNHAMQELLFWAPMEDSCNCCQEHCQFSGCHHASNWPLICLLFVLLKVASYGEAGDMDQKPQWCA